Proteins encoded within one genomic window of Bacillota bacterium:
- the sfsA gene encoding DNA/RNA nuclease SfsA — translation MEPLPGDLKSGAFLNRINRFVAKVLVDNKEELAHVPSSGRMHELLTPGAAVFLVPSRGAGRKTRYSLCLVCFRNTLVSIDSLLPNRLVKSAFAKGLLPEFAQYTKVRPESNYNHSRFDFFLGGYRESCFVEVKSVTLVENGMAMFPDAPSLRAVKHLKELKDARENGFNAAVIFVIQRDDGDCFIPNKERDEAFASALKQAVSAGVGIYAYTCRVSLEEVELGSKVPVYI, via the coding sequence ATTGAGCCGCTCCCAGGAGATTTAAAATCTGGGGCTTTTTTAAATAGAATAAACAGATTTGTGGCCAAGGTGCTGGTTGATAACAAGGAAGAGCTAGCCCATGTTCCCAGCTCTGGGCGTATGCATGAGCTGCTAACCCCCGGTGCAGCTGTATTCCTTGTCCCAAGTAGGGGTGCAGGAAGGAAGACCCGCTACAGCCTGTGCTTGGTTTGTTTTAGGAATACATTAGTATCCATTGATTCACTGCTTCCTAATCGGCTTGTAAAGTCTGCTTTTGCAAAGGGCTTATTGCCGGAATTCGCTCAATATACCAAAGTGCGGCCGGAATCTAATTATAATCACAGCCGTTTTGACTTCTTTTTGGGCGGCTACAGGGAGAGTTGCTTTGTTGAGGTTAAATCCGTTACTCTGGTGGAGAATGGCATGGCTATGTTTCCCGATGCCCCCTCGTTGCGAGCTGTAAAACATTTAAAAGAGCTTAAAGACGCCCGGGAAAACGGGTTTAATGCTGCGGTAATTTTTGTTATACAACGGGATGACGGGGATTGTTTTATCCCAAATAAAGAAAGGGATGAGGCTTTTGCCTCAGCTTTAAAACAGGCAGTCTCTGCAGGTGTAGGCATATATGCCTACACCTGCAGAGTATCTCTGGAAGAGGTGGAGTTGGGTAGCAAAGTGCCGGTTTACATTTAA
- a CDS encoding DUF4070 domain-containing protein, producing the protein MKVLLVYPKYPESFWSFHYALKFIGKKSAHPPLGLLTVASLLPDEWEVKLVDLNVGILRDEDIKWADYVFLSAMVIQRNSVQDVIKRCHSAGVKIVAGGPLFTMEPDEFDEANHLILNEAEVTLPDFLSDLVRGVPKHIYTRQKKPRLQNTPVPKWDLINMNDYAVMTVQYSRGCPFDCEFCDITALFGRRPRLKPVDQMLAELNSIYRRGWRGSVFVVDDNFIGNKSILKKEVLPAIISWMEDHKHPFWFTTEASINLADDEELMDMMKRAGFIHVFVGIETPDEESLNECNKFANMNRNLVSCVKKIQNYGMQVSGGFIVGFDSDTPSIFERQIKFIQESGIVTAMVGLLNAPKGTRLYERLQKENRLLSQHFSGNNTDYSLNFIPKMNRQTLVDGYRNVVETIYDPARYYERMLEFFKEFNPARRYRPKMFRLCYLKAFLKAMLYLGIIEKGRHHYWKMLIKTLTKYPRCLPDAMTFAVYGLHFRKIFGIGR; encoded by the coding sequence ATGAAGGTTCTTCTTGTGTATCCCAAATATCCGGAAAGTTTTTGGAGCTTTCACTACGCGCTAAAATTTATTGGTAAAAAATCTGCGCACCCGCCCTTGGGATTATTGACAGTAGCATCTTTGCTGCCGGATGAATGGGAAGTAAAATTGGTAGACCTTAATGTCGGGATATTAAGGGATGAGGATATTAAATGGGCCGACTATGTATTTCTCAGTGCCATGGTGATACAGCGAAATTCCGTGCAGGATGTGATTAAGCGCTGTCATAGTGCGGGAGTAAAAATTGTGGCCGGGGGGCCTCTCTTTACCATGGAGCCCGACGAGTTTGACGAAGCCAATCACCTTATCCTCAATGAGGCAGAGGTTACTCTACCCGATTTTCTGTCCGATTTAGTCAGGGGTGTGCCCAAACATATATATACTCGCCAAAAAAAGCCCCGGCTGCAGAATACACCTGTACCCAAATGGGATCTTATTAACATGAATGACTATGCAGTTATGACTGTGCAGTACTCCCGGGGATGTCCTTTTGATTGTGAATTCTGTGATATAACTGCTCTTTTTGGGCGCCGGCCGCGTTTGAAGCCGGTGGATCAGATGCTGGCTGAACTTAACTCCATTTACCGGCGCGGCTGGCGGGGCAGTGTTTTTGTTGTGGATGATAACTTTATTGGCAACAAATCAATATTGAAAAAAGAGGTTCTTCCTGCCATCATCAGCTGGATGGAAGATCACAAGCATCCCTTTTGGTTTACCACCGAGGCTTCCATTAACCTGGCTGATGATGAGGAACTGATGGACATGATGAAAAGAGCGGGGTTCATACACGTCTTCGTGGGGATTGAGACACCTGATGAAGAAAGTCTTAATGAGTGTAATAAATTTGCCAATATGAACCGGAATCTAGTCTCCTGCGTAAAAAAAATACAAAATTACGGTATGCAGGTCAGCGGAGGGTTCATAGTGGGGTTTGATAGCGACACTCCTTCCATCTTTGAGAGACAGATTAAATTCATCCAGGAAAGCGGCATTGTTACAGCTATGGTGGGGCTTTTGAATGCACCCAAGGGTACCAGACTTTACGAGCGGCTGCAAAAGGAAAACCGCCTTTTATCCCAACATTTCTCCGGTAATAACACCGATTACTCCTTAAATTTTATTCCCAAGATGAATAGGCAAACACTTGTCGACGGCTACAGAAATGTTGTCGAAACAATCTATGATCCCGCCCGCTATTACGAACGCATGCTGGAATTTTTTAAAGAGTTTAACCCTGCCCGGCGCTACAGACCAAAAATGTTCCGGCTGTGTTATCTAAAGGCTTTTTTAAAGGCCATGCTTTACCTGGGGATAATTGAAAAAGGACGCCATCATTACTGGAAAATGCTTATCAAAACACTGACCAAATATCCTCGCTGCTTACCCGATGCTATGACCTTTGCCGTGTACGGTTTACATTTCCGCAAAATCTTCGGCATTGGCCGTTAA